A part of Rhipicephalus microplus isolate Deutch F79 chromosome 8, USDA_Rmic, whole genome shotgun sequence genomic DNA contains:
- the LOC142761745 gene encoding uncharacterized protein LOC142761745 — MDKAEDLWSLKRTRQRYGSNSESPPKNPKRGSDGPVLFTGEGIEEMMRTYFSENTGTLETVKEELPREYAHQLLEWFTGVSQSATREVQPHNLWPSSGNPKPCTISRCPDEDCKKSSSRDTVNSFARLSVIQEESTSTVASSSELKPVVGSRTRVVTESEDDVSEEHSARKNDGNASGAQSPKASTNELITMQEDCTGPGSDEQVDPSRESFGEQSRPNERLRHLRSRWRAAQRILDDIGARLNEPAGPRAPTEVPAVQAYREQWWDDAQHKNRALSESKPFAPAQTRGPPQSRSKPDSPVEECPGTLTVFDGVFKRPLPVSRRPRRLQAQRHATRTKPQSSAAETSTVHKLEHIASVGRKTPPKSAQTAPVASVSPHLKRFSQFLHQKAPRVFPEWQSFGHFVLHIRRVIQEVPAKDLDWWCTHTEQAPCWLLNFQDALARLLLRYDIEIAEIHLGTFSLHHVDRDFPKRANAEAIRDRARKMGVESKQFLYERECLITWLLRVHRCIRRVRLDLTEVAQSPGAFCRGYRLHEDYKILELGVSGKTLLRGRHLFLFLGHVTQLTELSLFGLYLMHPDDNCRLAALVASNVFLRKLTLKMCHIADRNLDGLIEAAKGLPLLEGFSISLLNPGLWFERSQQLSRLLVRPGCRRVKQVHFDVPCDLKLIFEQLGENEQIIEVQISRKLTTPSELMKLCDLANANTHLKHLSLPIDMESTLPTRYYQFVLSKFVEKARMEVLNLQNSFITTRGVKAIAEGLKRNGAKEASEHHSEIRATENEFVRQRYLKVLHIRGDLTCEHLDILVDALDANRTLEILDVGRVLPSSSVSHADVTRKIVDQALRQRQLSVCPQRTSPVATVRVNKVYFGEDFHLLIIAVRNDVAFRKLNLSFGDSPTETLKSHSFDFSHLLALLPFFPVAETLETLKIEVSVPGTYDVAFLGVSLLSETSNSLTELNVTLADSCCEFVSILLLHGLASSISIRSLTMSGWSLKHPVPFWFYRFCIMNESLRKLHIHVNDLKSEDNSPLYRLLPDALAKCRWLVDFRLTCGKLLEPVFIPEVLSIIRRNKRVPPRVVKLVATADCAPERLIQEFNKDLTLDMSVRLRRSMDVPDFKQDILERCMCSTVTIDRAIETTKRLVSSTLGHRSKVHRRVGTLSPDSNVRDAVRTGHMDEATQERLFRSVHFRDTQVSDFGGANVDHYMMRISMVSHRMRTIYSEEQKRNEDSLSKPQESIKDIIDVESL; from the exons GAAGAACTACCACGGGAGTATGCACATCAGCTTCTGGAATGGTTTACCGGTGTATCACAGTCCGCGACCCGAGAAGTACAGCCTCACAACCTGTGGCCGTCAAGCGGAAACCCTAAGCCATGCACAATTAGCAGGTGCCCCGATGAGGATTGTAAAAAATCAAGTAGTCGAG ACACAGTAAATTCGTTCGCCCGCCTTTCTGTGATACAAGAAGAGTCGACTTCTACTGTGGCCTCCAGCTCCGAGTTGAAGCCCGTTGTCGGCAGTCGGACACGTGTTGTTACAGAAAGCGAAGACGACGTTTCGGAAGAACATTCTGCCCGCAAAAATGATGGTAATGCATCGGGTGCACAATCGCCCAAGGCGTCGACGAATGAGCTGATTACTATGCAAGAAGACTGCACAGGACCCGGTTCAGATGAACAGGTTGACCCTTCTAGAGAAAG TTTTGGCGAACAAAGCCGCCCGAACGAGCGCCTTCGCCATTTGCGCTCTCGATGGCGAGCGGCGCAGCGAATCCTAGACGATATCGGCGCTCGGTTAAACGAGCCTGCTGGACCACGTGCACCGACGGAAGTGCCCGCCGTTCAAGCTTACAG GGAACAATGGTGGGATGACGCCCAGCACAAAAACAGGGCTCTTTCTGAGTCGAAACCGTTCGCACCTGCCCAGACTCGCGGACCACCGCAATCACGCTCCAAGCCTGACAGCCCGGTGGAAGAATGTCCTGGAACTCTCACGGTGTTCGATGGTGTGTTCAAGCGGCCGCTTCCGGTGTCCAGGAGGCCTCGAAGATTGCAGGCGCAGCGTCATGCTACGAGGACCAAGCCTCAGAGCTCTGCAGCCGAAACGAGCACTGTGCACAAACTGGAGCATATCGCGAGCGTTGGCCGGAAAACGCCACCAAAAAGTGCACAAACG GCACCGGTGGCCTCCGTCTCACCTCACCTCAAGAGATTCTCCCAGTTTCTGCACCAAAAGGCCCCGCGAGTCTTTCCAGAATGGCAAAGCTTTGGGCATTTCGTACTCCACATTCGTCGTGTCATTCAGGAAGTTCCTGCGAAGGATCTGGACTGGTGGTGTACCCACACCGAGCAGGCGCCCTGCTGGCTCCTAAACTTCCAGGACGCCCTAGCCAGATTGTTGCTTCGATATGACATCGAGATCGCGGAGATTCATCTTGGAACCTTCTCGCTGCATCATGTCGACAGAGACTTTCCTAAGAGAGCCAACGCAGAGGCGATTCGTGACAGAGCACGCAAAATGGGCGTAGAGTCCAAAC AGTTCCTCTACGAGCGAGAGTGTCTTATCACATGGCTTCTGCGAGTGCACCGATGCATTCGTCGAGTGCGCCTTGACCTCACTGAGGTGGCGCAGTCTCCTGGCGCGTTCTGTCGGGGATATCGCCTCCACGAAGACTACAAGATTCTCGAACTGGGAGTCAGTGGGAAAACCCTGCTTAGAGGGCGCCACCTCTTTCTGTTTCTCGGTCACGTGACCCAGCTGACCGAGCTGTCACTCTTCGGACTGTACCTGATGCACCCAGACGACAATTGCCGCCTCGCCGCGCTAGTCGCAAGCAACGTGTTCCTGAGGAAGCTCACGCTAAAGATGTGCCATATCGCCGACAG AAACTTGGACGGACTTATTGAAGCGGCTAAGGGTCTGCCGCTCCTCGAGGGCTTCTCCATCTCTCTGCTTAATCCCGGATTGTGGTTCGAACGAAGCCAGCAACTGTCCAGACTCCTGGTCAGACCCGGGTGTAGGCGTGTCAAGCAGGTTCACTTTGACGTTCCATGTGACCTGAAGCTCATCTTTGAACAATTGGGTGAAAACGAACAAATCATCGAAGTCCAGATTAGTCGGAAGCTTACCACTCCTTCAGAGCTCATGAAACTCTGTGACCTAGCCAACGCAAACACTCATCTGAAGCACCTTTCTCTGCCTATTGACATGGAATCGACTCTTCCTACTCGGTATTATCAGTTCGTATTGAGCAAGTTTGTAGAAAAAGCCCGAATGGAAGTATTAAATCTGCAGAATTCATTCATCACAACGCGAGGCGTTAAAGCCATAGCGGAAGGCCTGAAGAGAAATGGCGCTAAGGAGGCTTCAGAACACCATTCGGAAATACGGGCCACAGAGAATGAGTTTGTTCGACAACGATATCTAAAGGTACTACATATCAGAGGCGACCTTACTTGCGAGCACCTTGATATTCTTGTGGACGCCCTGGACGCCAACAGGACCCTTGAAATTCTTGATGTCGGTCGAGTACTGCCTTCGTCATCAGTCAGTCACGCTGACGTGACGAGGAAGATTGTCGACCAAGCCTTGCGACAGCGTCAGCTCTCTGTATGCCCGCAGAGAACGAGCCCCGTGGCCACAGTACGTGTTAACAAAGTGTACTTCGGCGAAGACTTTCATCTTCTTATCATTGCCGTCCGCAACGATGTGGCATTCCGCAAGTTGAATCTCTCGTTTGGCGATTCTCCTACAGAAACGCTCAAAAGTCACTCGTTCGACTTCAGCCACCTTCTAGCACTGTTGCCCTTTTTCCCAGTGGCAGAGACGCTGGAGACATTGAAAATAGAAGTGTCTGTGCCCGGGACATATGACGTCGCTTTTCTGGGTGTCTCTCTTCTCTCAGAGACGAGTAACAGCCTGACTGAACTCAACGTGACTTTGGCAGACTCCTGCTGCGAGTTTGTGTCCATCCTGTTGCTCCACGGGCTTGCCTCCAGCATCTCGATTCGCTCGCTCACCATGAGCGGATGGTCACTGAAGCATCCGGTGCCGTTCTGGTTCTACCGCTTCTGCATCATGAACGAGAGTCTGCGGAAGCTTCACATTCATGTCAACGATCTAAAATCCGAGGACAACTCCCCATTATACCGACTCTTGCCCGACGCTCTCGCGAAGTGCCGCTGGCTCGTGGATTTCAGGCTCACGTGCGGCAAGTTGCTCGAGCCAGTATTCATTCCCGAGGTTCTATCCATTATTAGGAGAAACAAGCGAGTGCCACCGCGGGTAGTAAAGCTGGTGGCAACCGCTGACTGCGCACCCGAACGACTCATTCAGGAGTTCAACAAGGATCTCACTCTCGATATGAGCGTCAGGCTCCGGCGTTCCATGGACGTTCCCGATTTCAAGCAAGACATTCTGGAACGTTGCATGTGTTCCACGGTTACGATTGACCGGGCCATAGAAACGACCAAGAGATTGGTGTCTAGCACTTTGGGGCATCGGTCCAAAGTTCACCGCAGGGTCGGCACACTGAGTCCTGATTCGAATGTCAGGGACGCAGTGCGAACTGGTCACATGGACGAAGCCACTCAGGAACGCCTTTTCAGAAGCGTGCACTTTCGTGACACTCAGGTTTCGGATTTTGGGGGTGCGAATGTCGATCATTACATGATGAGAATTTCAATGGTGAGTCATAGGATGAGAACGATTTACAGCGAAGAGCAAAAACGCAACGAAGACTCCCTGAGCAAGCCCCAAGAATCAATCAAAGACATTATAGATGTGGAGTCACTATGA